A DNA window from Synechococcus sp. UW179A contains the following coding sequences:
- a CDS encoding DUF2555 domain-containing protein produces MLITPERLASFDEASVATLARRLEYDDYPTPFEGLSDWHLLRALAIHRPELTAPYAHLIDQEPFDED; encoded by the coding sequence ATGCTGATCACTCCGGAGCGACTGGCTTCTTTTGATGAGGCATCCGTTGCGACGCTGGCGCGCCGTTTGGAGTACGACGACTACCCAACTCCCTTTGAAGGCTTGAGTGACTGGCATCTCTTAAGAGCCCTTGCCATTCATCGACCGGAACTCACCGCTCCTTACGCCCATCTGATCGATCAGGAACCCTTCGACGAGGACTGA